The region ACCGAAATTGAAGCTTAGCCCAATTAAGTACAGCCATTTCAATGCAGCCATGTTTCTCTCCGCATTCACGTTATGCCATCTTACAAGCTGAAATGCCAAACCGATTGCGATATGTAAAAAAAGCAGCCTGTAAGCAAAGCCCTATATATGCGCACGCCTAAGCATTGGCCCATCAGCCAAGTTGCGAGCTTTACGACTAAAATAATAAGCTGTGCTAAGGTATAAGCTATGCAAAGCAAATATCAATATCACGGCATACGCCTTACCTTGCCAAACAGCAACATAAAATGCTATAGCTAACGCATTTACAATATTCAGCTCATACAGCGATTGTTTTGCTTCTTGATAATTCAGTTCCGGTTCATCCCAGTAACAAAGTATATGCATAACGTTTAGGCTCCTAAACTTCTCGGACGAATTGGGTCAAACCAATCGCCATCATAAGGACCACAAATTACCCTTTTCCCATTTTCATCAACTGCATAAAATGTTATTCCTAGATTTATTGCTTTATGGTAATAGGAATTAGAATAACTTGAATAATATTCACCTTTACTAGAATACTGCGTATATCCAACATATAATCTAGGACCATATGGGCTGTTAAAATTAAACACCGTACCCAAAGCAGCCATAATAGCCTTTAACGTGCCTGCTTCAATATACAAGCCGCCGAGCCAAAGAGCAACACCTCCAATTTGCTTCCAAGGGATTTCTATGTACTGACGTAATCCCGTTGAATAATCAATATCAGGTATTTCATACGGATTATCCGGTGTAACAGGTCCTCTTAAAGCAATTTCTTGTTGCAACTGTAATAAGCCTTCTCTAGCTTCTTCACTGACAGTAGCATAATTATTACATACAGCATCTGAATCAGCAGCAAAAATGCATTTACTAAAATTAGCAATCACAAAAAGTCCAACAAGACCCAACGATAAAAGTTTTTCATAAAATTATCTCCTTAAGTGATAAAAAGTAAATATCGACAACGTGCACAGGAATTTCACTTAAATTCCTGCCTATATAATGGTCCTGTCTTATATTTCATAGGATAGATCCGTTCCATATGATCTCCCTCCGCATATCTCATTTTCATTATAACACAAGCAAAATCAATGACATTAGATTTTTCTATATGAATAATTCATCCTATGGATTAACAGCCTTCAGCCTAACATCATCTATAAGAACAGTTGTACCTCCAAATTATCAAGTAAACTGCTTACCAATTGCAAGTAACCTCTATTACTTCATCGCTTATGCTACCTATGAACAACTTATGGTTGTTTCCATTTTGCCATATAATATTTTGATTAGCACGTTTCAGTGCTTTCCATACAATATTTTCTCCACCAGGCAAATCCAAGCTCAACTCCCAATTGGGGTAATTAGGACATAACGCTGGACCTGCTGCATAATTAGCTTGCCATTCGCCAAGTTCAGCAATATTGCCAGATATATACACAGACTCTCCCCATATAGTATCAACACCCAAAACGTTAAACCTAACCTTTTGCAATTCCTGTATATCCTCTTTCGACCATACACACTTAAACGCACAATCTCTGTCTTTAATTTGCATAATATGATTATTACAAGTTTCCCAATCAGCCTCTCCATTAGCCCGTTTTTGCACAAACTTAAATTCAATTTCAGAATTAACTGGACAATTAAAGGTTGCTCTGAGTTGGGAAGAATTAAAACGCTCTGTGCATACTGCATTCAAGATATCCCAGTTTCCTAGTTCACCTATATTACCAGTTACAACCGAACTATTATCTACATCTTTTATGTATAAATTAACTGGCACCGTATCAAGTCTTTGGTTTCGGCTAACTTTATATAATTTGTATGAATTAGCTGGTATATCTAAGCAAACTTTTCTGTCTCTGGATACGCTAATTCTATCACTAGAGTTCGCAATATTTTCTAATACGGTCTTTGCCGGCAAATTGCTTTCAGCAACTAATGGTACTAAAACGCTGCGGCGTCTGTTACTCTTGTTGAAAGCACAAATTATCTCTGCGTCTGTTTCGCGCTCAATAGTTCTTGAAAAAGCATAAAAGTCCGGTTCTGACCACATCTCATTCTGTTTACCATAACACAAAGCTTTATTTGTTTCTCTATAATAATTAAGCTTAGCAATAAGCTTATATGTATCTGTGCTGGTATCAAAATAGTCTTTTATAATATTGCCTTGTTCATCACGGCTAACCATTGACCAACGATTCCATATATCAGGCATACCATACATTAAAACTCCATTTGCGTTACCACGATTTTGCTCAGTTCCTTGGAAGACCACAGGATTGCCTCGTACTGAAAATAAAAACGCTAATGCATTTTGCAATTTTACTTTATCTCCACCCGCTTCTGTCAAAAATCTGTTACGGTCATGGTTATCAATAAATGTCACCATTTCATTAGCTGATTTTCCGTAAAGATAGTCTTGGTCTAAAACAGCTTTTATAGTATCTGAAAAGCTTTGATTATGTGCAAACGAATTAACTATCGCTTGAAACATAGGGAAATCAAGCATACCTGTTTCACCATTGTCACCTACCCACTTAGATATAAAGTTTACATCCATATCAAAATTTTCGCCAAAAGTAGGAACATTTAACGCTGCCTGTAGCTCATGTATATCAGAAGGTCTCATACATTTTGCTGCATCAACCCTTGCATAATCGGCATGCAAATAATCAAACCAATATTTATTGGCATCTATAACTGCTTGTTTTACATCTGATAAGTCAAAATTCAAATCGTCAAGTTCACCAAGGTCGTGATTTTCAAGCATCTTTGTACTTTCCTCTGTATGCGGATGCTCATGTGCCCAATCAATTTGTCCTAGATTATGATACCAATCAATTCTATTAAATGGCGCAGCTGGTTGTAATTGTGTTCCAGGTTTATAATTTGTCGCATTTGAATAATGAGCATCTGCACCAATCCCTTTGATATAGTCACCTATGTGGTTAGGAACTACATCAATAATCACTTTCAATCCATGTGCATGACACTCTTCCACAAGTCTTTTCAAAATAGATTTGCTAACTTCTGGATTTTCTGCTCCAAAATAACGATTTGCTCTATAGGCATCATAAATATGATAGCCATGATAAGCCGTTGGTCCCTGCGCACCATTTTCATCTGGTACACTCCACAATTGAACATCCATAATAGGCGAAATCCAAATTGCTGTATATCCCATACCCTTTATGTAAGGTATCTTTTCGATAATGCCCTGCCAATCGCCACCTTTCATATAACGCATATCGTCTTCACTGTTTTCTTGATAACGCAGAGCCTCACCTTGAGCATTATTCGATGGATCACCATCATAAAAACGATCCGTCATAATCTGATAAATTCGTTCACCCTGTAAACTATCATGGCTCGCATCAACATGTATAGATGTCAAATCAACAATCAAGAATGACAATATCAACATGGTAGCGAATAAAAATTTCTTGATACGTTTCATATCACTATTCTTCAACCTCCCAAACAGCATAACCATATGCTGTCATCTTGCGTGTTGACGCATCATAGCCATAGCTTAAAGTTGGTTTAGTTTCTGGCAATCTCATAAACGCGTCACTTTCTTGCTCTGATGCATTAAGTGCAACAACCACGCTCCATTTTCCTAATTCACGCGCAAAAACGAACTTGCCCTTGTCATCGTAATCAAGCACACGCAATCTACCATCAATTAAGCAAGCATTACGCTTACGCAAGCTTATCAACTGACGGAATAGTTCACGCTCATCGCTAACTGCTTGTTGCCACGGCATAGCACCCCGCCACGTATACTCAGTTTCGCCCTGCATCCCAAGTTCATCGCCATAGAACACACACGGCGCACCTATAGATGTAAATAAGCAAATTTCAGCTAAGTAAAAACGTTCAGGGCATAGGCATAAGCTTCTAAAGCGGCTAACATCATGGCTGTCCAGCAAATTCAATTGTCCTTGCACCATTGGAAAAGGATAACGCCAATTCATGCTTATCAGACGACTATTAAACTCACTGCCATTTATCTTCCCACTTGCCAAAAAGTCTCGGCAATTTTTGCGAAAATCATAATTCATAGTCGAATCAAACATATCACCCTGCAGCCAGCGTTCGGCACTTTCCCAAATTTCAGCAATCAACACACTATCTGGCTTTGTTCGCTTAGCCACTTTGCGAAACTCACGCCAAAAATCCTTATCCACTTCATTGGCAACATCTAAACGCCAGCCATCAACATCAAATTCTTCCAACCAATAACGACAAACATCTAAAAAATAAGCTCGCACTTCTGGATTAGAACTATTTAATTTAGGCATTTTGGGTTCATAAGCAAAACACGAATAACTTGGTTTTTCTCCATTCTCTGGGCGAACGACTGGAAACTCCAATTTATAGAACCAATCTTTATACCGTGACTTCTCACCATTTTTAACGACATCATCAAAGGCAAAGAAGTACCAACTACAATGATTAAAGACGCCGTCTATTATCACATGCATGCCAAGCGCATGTGCCGCTTGTACTAGCTCTCTAAAATCGCTATCTGTCCCCAAATTAGGCGATACATGATAGTAATCAAGCAAGTCATAGCGGTGATACTCAGCTGCTGTAAAAATAGGGTTCAAATATAAGCAATTAAAGCCTAAATTAGCAATATAATCCAGATTGGCAATTATCCCTCGCAGCGTTCCACCCAAACGCGTATGCAAAGTTTGCCCGCTTTTCTCGTCAAGCAGCGTTTCTGACTGACCACTTATTTCCCGTTTAGCACTAGCGAAACTATCTGGAAAAATATTGTAGACAACAGCTTCCTTGAGCCAGCGAGGTACATCGCTAAGCTCCTCTCTCCGAATAAAGGGATACTGATAATACTCGCTACGTTCACTTGGCAAATATGTAGCTAAAATACCTGCATATAAATATAACTTTTCATCGCTAGCTTCCAGTTCAAAGTAATAGCAGATACGGTCTAATTCGCTCCTAATAGTTACTTCATAATAATCAAATCTTTCATCACTAGCTACCTTTTCCATGCCCTTTGCACGAAATTTCACTTGAGGCAACGGGTCTACCCGATCGCCATAGTATAAAGTACATTTGCATAAATCTTGCTTAGCTGTTTGCAAACGAATGGTTAAGCAATACTCAGCCGGAGCATAAGCAAATTGCGATAATGGCTGATGATATACAGCCTGTCTATTGATCATTTTTGTTTATTCCTTTCAATCCAACTTTATTCAGCCCTTAACACCGCCACTGGCTAAGCCAGATACAACATGTTTCTGAATATAAAAGAAAACAAATAATACAGGTATTGAAGTTAAAATTGCGGCTGCTGCAAACAAAGGCCAGTTTCTAGAATAATCTGTCGCCTGCAAGGAAAACAAACCAAGGGCCAAAGTATAATTAGTTTCTCCGGTGATAAATACTGTCGCAAAAATATATTCATTCCAAGCTGTAATGAACACCAAAACTGCTGTAACAATGATATTTGGCATAGCTAAAGGCATGATGATTTTCTTAATCAATTGCAAATCATTAGCGCCATCAATACGTGCCGCTTCCTCCATATCAACCGATATACTATCGAAATAGCCTTTCATGCTCCAGAAAGCAAAAATTGCAATCGTGCCGCTATAAATCATGACCAAGCCACCTAGTGTATTTATAAGATGTAAAATTTTCATCATACGATAGATAGCAAACATCGAAAGAATTGTTGGAAAAGCATTCAACAGTAAAAGCAAATTCCCCAAGCGTTCTTTGCCGCTAAATTTATAGCGCGAAAAAGAATAGGCCGCCGGAATTGTAATGCCTAAGGTAAGCACAACTGTCAATAAACTTAAAATAACGGAATTTTTCAACCAGGCTAAAAACGGCTTATCGCGAACAATAGCAAGATAGTTAGCTAAAGTAAGTTGTTTAGGAAATAAGCTTAATTCACTAGAGAACAAACTATTCGAGCCATTTACAGATACGGAAAACGCATAAATAATCGGTATCAGAGTTATAATGCACAATATTATTAAAAACGCATTGACCAAAGCTAGCTTTAAGTGACGATACTTAAACATTTATGCCACCTCTTTCTCTTTAGTTGTGCTTTTTTGCATAGCGAAATACAAAATAATAATCAGCAAGGAAACTAAGCCGGTAATAGCAGCTGAGAAGCCGTAGTTACTTGTTATAAACGCCTTATCATAAACGTAGGTAATTATCGTATTTATATCCGCACCTGTCTTAGAACCAGTTTGCATCGTCATCAAATAAACAATATCAAATTGCTTAAAATTGGTGAATGCAGTCATGATGATGACGGGCGATAAAATAGGCAAAATTACAGGGGCAGTAATTGAAAAATGCATTTTCCAGAAACTAGCTCCATCAATTTTTGCCCCCTCGTATATACTCTTATCAACACTCTGAATAGCCGCATCAATCATCGTAAACATATAAGGCAAACCTAGCCATAAGTTGACAACTAGGCAACTCACAAACGCATTCATGTTAGTTGACAGAAAGTTAATTGGCGCAAATCCCAGTGCTTTAACAAGCTGATTTAAGAAGCCAAACTCTGTGTTAAACATACCCATCCGCCAAAGCAAAATGGAAACGTAACCTGGCATAGCCCAAGGGAAAATCAATAACGTTTTGTAGACGCGTTTCAATCTTAATCCCTGTGCATTCAAGGCTAATGCAATCATAAAGCCAATAAACAACATCAAAAATACATTTAGTGCTGTCCATAGTAACGTTCGTAGAACCGCTGGCGCAAAGCCGGAATCTAACTTAAATAATGCCTTTGCGTAGTTGGCCACACCTACAAAATGAAAATTTTGCCAATGGTACACACTCATATTCGTAAAAGAAATATAAATCGTGTAAGCGAGCGGAAAAACAACTAGCAATAAAATAAAAATGAGAAATGGTAACTGATGCAACCAAGGTTTTAACTTATTCACTCTATGCATATCGCCCTCCACCTATGCATAAAGCCGACAAGTACAAAGGGGTAATACTTGCCGGCTAAGTAGCTATTACTTCATACTTTCAATTTGTTCAATTGCTTGTTTCTGATATTTAGCACAAGCTTCCTTAACATCTTTACCGTTTTTATTAACTTCTGCTAATAATCCGTCTGTTGCTCCCCACATGACATCCATTTCAGGAATATTGGGCATTGGCACAAGTGTTTTAGCCATCTCTTGCAAGATGGAAATCATTTCATTCTTGCTGACCTCAGCATCTTTGTACGCCAAATTATTAGCTGGTGCACAATTAGCAACTTTTGCCAACTCAATACCTACTTCAGGGTTAATTGCTGCTAACAAAACTTCTTTGACAGCATCCTTTTTATTGTCTGCAGCTTGCTTAATGACTTGCAAGCCTTGCACACCAGAAAATGGCTTTAACGGCTCACCGTTAGGCAAAGTAGGCATAGGCGCAATACCATAATTTAATTTAGCTGCTTTCAAACCAGGAATAAGCCATGGCCCACCAATAATACTTGCTGATTTACCTTCAGTAAATAAAGTAGTAACTGTGTTATATTCACCATCAGCTGGCATGTACTGAACAAATTGCTTATGGTATTCCAAAGCTTTCTGTGTTTCTGGTAAATCCAAGCCTGGTTTCTTATCAGTGTTAATCATATATCCGCCAAAGCCATGCAACCAAGGTGCAATACAATAAGACGTAGAATGTTGTTCGACAAGCACATATTTATTATCTTTTGTTTCAGCCTTAGCCTTTGCCAACAGCTCATCTGTTGTCTTGGGTGCTTCTTGCATTAAATCTTTGTTGTAAATAAACAACAGTGATTCAAAGTATAATGGCAACTGATATTTTTCATTCTTATAAGTACCAGCTTGCAAAGTCATAGGAATTAAATCTTTCAAGTCATCATCACTCAAAAGTTTGTTCACTGGTTCAATAATCCCCATCTCGGCAAACACACCGACTTTATCATGTGCCCACAAAAACATATCTGGAGCAGTCTTGGGATCATCGCTGACTAATTTCAATGATTCAGATAAATTTTCCTTGCGTTCCATCTTCACTGTTGCATTCTTCAATAAAGAATTGAGCTTCTTTTCCAAAGCATCGGCAATTGTTGCATCAGCTGAATGCCAAACTGTAATGGTCGTCTTTTCTCCAGAAGTAGATTTCTCACCCGATTTTGTTGCCTCTGCTTCAGTTTTTGCTGTACTTTCTGCTGTTTTTGAGGTAGCACTATCAGTTTTTTCAGTTTTATCCACTTGTTTTGTACAAGCAGTTAAGCTTCCAACTGCTAGAGCTGTTACCATAAATAGACTAAGAAGTTTTTTCATACTCCACCTCTTTCAATTTGGCAAGTTTAAGAAAACGTTTTACTTTTTAAACTCATGCCATATAATTGTTGTTATACTGATACTAGGAAATAAACCACTTTTAATCAAGGGCACATTCTGCACAATTTGAGAAAGCGTTTTACTTAAAAGAGGATCTTAAAATATGACGATAAAAGATATAGCTAAATTAGCTGGTGTATCAATTTCAACTGTTAGTAAAGTTATAAACAACAAATTGTATGTTTCGCCTGATACTAGGAAACACGTGCAAACAATTATCGAACGCTATAATTACCAAGCCAACAGCACTGCTCAAAATCTCGCCCAACGCAAGACTTTACGTATCGCATATCTCGATAAATTTATCCGCAACATACCTTTCGAAAATCCGCATATGTTCAATATTATGCTTGGTGCAGAAGCCAAATTACAAAATAAAGGCTATCAACTATCGCTCATAAATCTAGCGGGTGGTCAAACAATTAAGCAATTATTAGCTAATTTGTTGGCTGCTAGACAATTTGACGGAATCTTGATTAACAGCGCTTGTGTGGACTCAAAATTAGAAAAATGCATACTTAGTTACGATTTACCCACAGTTTGTATTGGCAAAATAGAATTTGACAGTATGCTTTCTTGGATTGACACCAATCATCGGCACAGTTCCGCCATGGCTGTTAATTATTTGAAGCAAAAAGGCTATCATTCTCTTTTATTTATGGGTGGTATGCTCGGTGAAAAAATAAGTGATGAACGTGTCCAAGGTTATAAGCAAGCATTGTTACAATACCCCAACGATGATAGCAAAAATCAAATAATATACAATCGACCTGACGTTAGCAGCATTTACACCGCAACTAGGCAACTGTTAAGCCTAAAAAAAGCTAATGCCATCATCTGCAACAACAGTCTAATTGCTTTCAGCGTAATTCAATGCATAAATGACTTGCAATTAAAGATGCCCGACGATATAGCTGTTCTGACATTTGATGATTATCCATATTCCCAACTAATCGTGCCATCGCCCAGCGTAATTGAAATTGATCTGTATGATTTAGGCAAACAAGCTGCCTCCATCCTACTACACAAAATCAAAAATCCTGCTCTTATTTTGCAAACTTACACCACGCTACCAGCTATCTTGGAGCGTGGTACAACTTAATTGCCCCGCTCAAAATTATATTTAAGAGAGCTCATCCTCCATCAGCACTTCCTCTATCGCCTGTCTTAGCTTAAGCGGTATAGACTCATTGGGCAAGGCAGGCCAATGCTTAAAACCACACTTCTCTAAAGCCGAATATATTTTCTCCTGCAAATTGGAGCTAATTTGCGCCCGCATGATGAGCTTAAGAACTTCTGCTTGCACGATTTCCGCTTGCATAAGCTTAACAAAGACAAAATCGATCGTTATAGCTTGGCTCAGTGCAACGGCTGGCAAACAGACGACACTCGCCCGTAATTCCGGCTCATAGCTAGCTTCTAAATTGACTGTCTGACCGTTAAAGCTAACTTTAATCGCCTCGACCAATGCGCTACAAAAGCACAAACGATACATACGCTTACGCGGCAGGTAACTCGCATCGTCTGTTTTAGAAATTGTAAGCTGACGCTTAGCCCAATCAAGCTTAAATTCCGTCTTACTATACAATCCATTAGCACTTCCATCATCAGCATAGATAGCTGCATAGCCGTCAGCTTCCGGATAAATCCGTAATGTCACATATTCAGTTTCTGCACACTCTGCATCAACGACTAAAGACTGAACGCACTCGGTTTTAAGGGGAATTAGACTGCCTGCTTTGGCAAGAACTGGTATTTCATTAAGTGGTCTAAACATCTCTAACTTTTTCTCACCTATATAGCGGACACCTGTGAAGAAGTCATAGTACACAGCTTTTGGCAGCCAAACTTCGCTACTAGC is a window of Amygdalobacter nucleatus DNA encoding:
- a CDS encoding sugar ABC transporter permease translates to MFKYRHLKLALVNAFLIILCIITLIPIIYAFSVSVNGSNSLFSSELSLFPKQLTLANYLAIVRDKPFLAWLKNSVILSLLTVVLTLGITIPAAYSFSRYKFSGKERLGNLLLLLNAFPTILSMFAIYRMMKILHLINTLGGLVMIYSGTIAIFAFWSMKGYFDSISVDMEEAARIDGANDLQLIKKIIMPLAMPNIIVTAVLVFITAWNEYIFATVFITGETNYTLALGLFSLQATDYSRNWPLFAAAAILTSIPVLFVFFYIQKHVVSGLASGGVKG
- a CDS encoding carbohydrate ABC transporter permease, producing the protein MHRVNKLKPWLHQLPFLIFILLLVVFPLAYTIYISFTNMSVYHWQNFHFVGVANYAKALFKLDSGFAPAVLRTLLWTALNVFLMLFIGFMIALALNAQGLRLKRVYKTLLIFPWAMPGYVSILLWRMGMFNTEFGFLNQLVKALGFAPINFLSTNMNAFVSCLVVNLWLGLPYMFTMIDAAIQSVDKSIYEGAKIDGASFWKMHFSITAPVILPILSPVIIMTAFTNFKQFDIVYLMTMQTGSKTGADINTIITYVYDKAFITSNYGFSAAITGLVSLLIIILYFAMQKSTTKEKEVA
- a CDS encoding glycoside hydrolase family 13 protein → MINRQAVYHQPLSQFAYAPAEYCLTIRLQTAKQDLCKCTLYYGDRVDPLPQVKFRAKGMEKVASDERFDYYEVTIRSELDRICYYFELEASDEKLYLYAGILATYLPSERSEYYQYPFIRREELSDVPRWLKEAVVYNIFPDSFASAKREISGQSETLLDEKSGQTLHTRLGGTLRGIIANLDYIANLGFNCLYLNPIFTAAEYHRYDLLDYYHVSPNLGTDSDFRELVQAAHALGMHVIIDGVFNHCSWYFFAFDDVVKNGEKSRYKDWFYKLEFPVVRPENGEKPSYSCFAYEPKMPKLNSSNPEVRAYFLDVCRYWLEEFDVDGWRLDVANEVDKDFWREFRKVAKRTKPDSVLIAEIWESAERWLQGDMFDSTMNYDFRKNCRDFLASGKINGSEFNSRLISMNWRYPFPMVQGQLNLLDSHDVSRFRSLCLCPERFYLAEICLFTSIGAPCVFYGDELGMQGETEYTWRGAMPWQQAVSDERELFRQLISLRKRNACLIDGRLRVLDYDDKGKFVFARELGKWSVVVALNASEQESDAFMRLPETKPTLSYGYDASTRKMTAYGYAVWEVEE
- a CDS encoding extracellular solute-binding protein — its product is MKKLLSLFMVTALAVGSLTACTKQVDKTEKTDSATSKTAESTAKTEAEATKSGEKSTSGEKTTITVWHSADATIADALEKKLNSLLKNATVKMERKENLSESLKLVSDDPKTAPDMFLWAHDKVGVFAEMGIIEPVNKLLSDDDLKDLIPMTLQAGTYKNEKYQLPLYFESLLFIYNKDLMQEAPKTTDELLAKAKAETKDNKYVLVEQHSTSYCIAPWLHGFGGYMINTDKKPGLDLPETQKALEYHKQFVQYMPADGEYNTVTTLFTEGKSASIIGGPWLIPGLKAAKLNYGIAPMPTLPNGEPLKPFSGVQGLQVIKQAADNKKDAVKEVLLAAINPEVGIELAKVANCAPANNLAYKDAEVSKNEMISILQEMAKTLVPMPNIPEMDVMWGATDGLLAEVNKNGKDVKEACAKYQKQAIEQIESMK
- a CDS encoding alpha-amylase family glycosyl hydrolase, with the protein product MKRIKKFLFATMLILSFLIVDLTSIHVDASHDSLQGERIYQIMTDRFYDGDPSNNAQGEALRYQENSEDDMRYMKGGDWQGIIEKIPYIKGMGYTAIWISPIMDVQLWSVPDENGAQGPTAYHGYHIYDAYRANRYFGAENPEVSKSILKRLVEECHAHGLKVIIDVVPNHIGDYIKGIGADAHYSNATNYKPGTQLQPAAPFNRIDWYHNLGQIDWAHEHPHTEESTKMLENHDLGELDDLNFDLSDVKQAVIDANKYWFDYLHADYARVDAAKCMRPSDIHELQAALNVPTFGENFDMDVNFISKWVGDNGETGMLDFPMFQAIVNSFAHNQSFSDTIKAVLDQDYLYGKSANEMVTFIDNHDRNRFLTEAGGDKVKLQNALAFLFSVRGNPVVFQGTEQNRGNANGVLMYGMPDIWNRWSMVSRDEQGNIIKDYFDTSTDTYKLIAKLNYYRETNKALCYGKQNEMWSEPDFYAFSRTIERETDAEIICAFNKSNRRRSVLVPLVAESNLPAKTVLENIANSSDRISVSRDRKVCLDIPANSYKLYKVSRNQRLDTVPVNLYIKDVDNSSVVTGNIGELGNWDILNAVCTERFNSSQLRATFNCPVNSEIEFKFVQKRANGEADWETCNNHIMQIKDRDCAFKCVWSKEDIQELQKVRFNVLGVDTIWGESVYISGNIAELGEWQANYAAGPALCPNYPNWELSLDLPGGENIVWKALKRANQNIIWQNGNNHKLFIGSISDEVIEVTCNW
- a CDS encoding LacI family DNA-binding transcriptional regulator; protein product: MTIKDIAKLAGVSISTVSKVINNKLYVSPDTRKHVQTIIERYNYQANSTAQNLAQRKTLRIAYLDKFIRNIPFENPHMFNIMLGAEAKLQNKGYQLSLINLAGGQTIKQLLANLLAARQFDGILINSACVDSKLEKCILSYDLPTVCIGKIEFDSMLSWIDTNHRHSSAMAVNYLKQKGYHSLLFMGGMLGEKISDERVQGYKQALLQYPNDDSKNQIIYNRPDVSSIYTATRQLLSLKKANAIICNNSLIAFSVIQCINDLQLKMPDDIAVLTFDDYPYSQLIVPSPSVIEIDLYDLGKQAASILLHKIKNPALILQTYTTLPAILERGTT